The proteins below come from a single Kosakonia sp. SMBL-WEM22 genomic window:
- a CDS encoding Na+/H+ antiporter has translation MEIFFTILIMTLVVSLSGVITRVLPFQIPLPLMQIAIGALLALPTFGLHVEFDPELFLVLFIPPLLFADGWKTPTREFLEHGREIFGLALALVLVTVVGIGFLIYWMVPGIPLVPAFALAAVLSPTDAVALSGIVGEGRIPKKIMGILQGEALMNDASGLVSLKFAVAVAMGTMVFTVGGATVEFFKVAIGGLLAGFAVSWLYGRSLRFLSRWGGDEPATQIVLLFLLPFASYLIAEHIGFSGILAAVAAGMTITRSGVMRTAPLAMRLRANSTWSMLEFVFNGMVFLLLGLQLPGILESSLVAAEADPNVETWMLFTDIVLIYAALMLVRFGWLWVMKNFSRRFLTNKPMEFGAWSTRELLIATFAGVRGAITLAGVLSIPLLLPTGDVFPARYELVFLAAGVILFSLFVGVIALPMLLQRIEVRDHAQQQKEERMARAATADVAIVAIQKMEERLAADTEENIDTQLLTEVSSRVIGNLRRRADGRNDAENTLQEENLERRFRLAALRSERAELYHLRATRQISNETLQKMLHDLDLLEALLIENK, from the coding sequence ATGGAAATTTTCTTTACCATTCTCATCATGACCCTTGTGGTATCGCTCTCCGGTGTTATCACTCGAGTTCTGCCGTTTCAAATCCCCTTACCGCTGATGCAGATTGCCATCGGTGCGTTACTCGCCTTACCAACCTTCGGTTTGCACGTTGAGTTCGACCCGGAACTCTTCCTTGTGCTGTTTATTCCGCCGCTGCTCTTTGCCGACGGTTGGAAAACGCCGACGCGCGAATTCCTTGAGCACGGGCGCGAGATATTTGGTCTTGCGCTGGCACTGGTGCTGGTCACCGTGGTGGGTATCGGCTTCTTAATTTACTGGATGGTGCCGGGCATCCCGCTGGTACCGGCCTTTGCGCTGGCGGCGGTGCTGTCGCCAACCGATGCGGTGGCGCTCTCCGGCATCGTTGGTGAAGGGCGCATCCCGAAAAAGATCATGGGCATCCTGCAGGGTGAGGCGCTGATGAATGACGCCTCCGGCCTGGTGTCGCTGAAGTTCGCGGTCGCCGTGGCAATGGGCACGATGGTCTTTACCGTCGGCGGCGCCACGGTCGAGTTCTTCAAAGTGGCGATTGGCGGCCTGCTGGCCGGTTTCGCCGTCAGCTGGCTCTATGGTCGCTCGCTGCGTTTCCTCAGCCGCTGGGGTGGCGACGAACCGGCCACGCAAATCGTGCTGCTGTTCCTGCTGCCGTTCGCCTCTTACCTGATTGCCGAGCATATCGGCTTCTCCGGCATTCTCGCCGCCGTCGCCGCCGGGATGACTATTACCCGCTCTGGCGTGATGCGCACCGCACCGCTGGCGATGCGCCTGCGCGCAAACAGCACCTGGTCGATGCTGGAGTTTGTCTTTAACGGCATGGTGTTCCTGCTGTTGGGCCTGCAACTGCCGGGGATTCTGGAGTCCTCGCTGGTGGCGGCAGAAGCCGATCCCAACGTCGAAACCTGGATGCTGTTTACCGATATCGTGCTGATTTATGCTGCGCTGATGCTGGTGCGTTTTGGCTGGCTGTGGGTGATGAAGAACTTCAGCCGTCGCTTCCTGACCAACAAGCCGATGGAGTTCGGCGCATGGAGCACCCGCGAACTGTTGATTGCCACTTTTGCCGGTGTGCGCGGGGCGATTACCCTTGCCGGTGTGCTCTCAATTCCGCTCCTGCTGCCGACCGGCGATGTCTTCCCGGCGCGTTATGAGCTGGTGTTCCTTGCCGCCGGGGTGATCCTCTTTTCACTCTTTGTCGGCGTGATTGCCCTGCCGATGCTGTTGCAGCGTATCGAAGTGCGTGACCACGCCCAGCAGCAGAAAGAGGAGCGCATGGCGCGCGCGGCGACCGCCGATGTGGCGATTGTGGCGATCCAGAAGATGGAGGAGCGCCTGGCAGCGGATACCGAAGAGAATATCGATACCCAGCTGCTGACGGAGGTGAGTTCGCGGGTGATTGGTAACCTGCGCCGCCGCGCCGATGGTCGTAATGATGCGGAAAACACCCTGCAGGAAGAGAACCTCGAACGCCGCTTCCGCCTGGCGGCGCTGCGCTCGGAGCGCGCCGAGCTCTACCATCTGCGCGCCACCCGCCAGATCAGTAACGAGACGCTGCAAAAGATGCTGCACGACCTCGATCTGCTCGAAGCGCTGCTCATCGAGAACAAGTAA